From Pusillibacter faecalis, one genomic window encodes:
- a CDS encoding NAD(P)H-dependent glycerol-3-phosphate dehydrogenase: MKAVVLGSGGWGTALSMVLRDNGHETWLWSHHPDKAAQMAAERENPLLKGVRLPEELQITGDLNCLEEADMVVCAAPSFAVRETGRKIAPYLRPESVLVSVSKGIERDTNLRMSEILRQETHNVCQVVSLSGPSHAEEVAIQMPTGCVAACPDRTAARFVQDAFMNDYFRVYTSYDIVGVELAAAMKNVVALSCGICAGLGFQDNTKALLMTRAMAELTRLGEQLGGTRRTFGGLAGMGDLIVTCTSMHSRNNRAGILIGQGKAVQEAMEEVGAVVEGYYAAESIHQLAEREGVEMPICRCTYEVLYEGKHVRDVVSELMTRAKKDELLETAWL; encoded by the coding sequence ATGAAGGCGGTGGTATTGGGCAGCGGCGGCTGGGGTACGGCATTGAGCATGGTTCTTCGGGACAACGGGCATGAGACCTGGTTGTGGTCTCATCATCCCGACAAGGCGGCACAGATGGCGGCGGAGCGGGAGAACCCTCTGCTCAAAGGCGTGCGATTGCCGGAAGAATTGCAGATCACCGGCGACCTCAACTGTCTGGAGGAGGCGGACATGGTGGTATGCGCGGCACCTTCCTTTGCTGTGCGGGAGACTGGGCGGAAGATCGCCCCCTATCTCCGGCCGGAGAGCGTCCTGGTCTCTGTCTCCAAGGGCATTGAGCGGGACACAAACCTGCGCATGAGTGAAATTTTGCGTCAAGAGACCCATAATGTCTGTCAAGTAGTATCGCTTTCGGGGCCTTCGCATGCAGAAGAAGTGGCTATCCAGATGCCCACGGGCTGCGTGGCGGCCTGTCCAGACCGCACGGCTGCGCGATTTGTCCAGGATGCCTTTATGAACGATTACTTCCGAGTCTACACCAGTTATGACATCGTGGGCGTGGAGCTGGCGGCGGCGATGAAAAATGTGGTGGCCCTCAGCTGCGGCATCTGCGCAGGCCTGGGGTTTCAGGATAACACCAAGGCGCTGTTGATGACCCGGGCCATGGCGGAGCTGACCCGCTTGGGAGAGCAGCTGGGCGGTACCCGGCGCACCTTTGGCGGACTTGCCGGTATGGGTGACTTGATTGTGACCTGTACCTCTATGCACTCCCGGAACAACCGGGCCGGCATTCTGATCGGCCAGGGAAAGGCCGTCCAGGAGGCTATGGAGGAGGTAGGCGCTGTGGTCGAGGGCTATTATGCGGCCGAGAGCATCCATCAACTGGCGGAACGAGAGGGTGTGGAGATGCCGATCTGCCGCTGCACATATGAGGTGCTCTATGAGGGGAAACATGTCCGGGATGTGGTGAGCGAGCTGATGACTCGTGCCAAGAAGGACGAACTGTTGGAAACCGCCTGGCTGTAA
- the plsY gene encoding glycerol-3-phosphate 1-O-acyltransferase PlsY encodes MLGLSGIPLPLLIGLTAVIAYFCGCFNGAVIVSKYILRNDVRKHGSGNAGLTNFFRTFGGPLTFVVILTDVLKAVVAILVARELFTAGYTDFLSAADATAFWRVFADYWAALFCLLGHMFPCMFHFKGGKGILSGGTIAIMIDWRIALVVWGGFLILTILTRYVSLGSCWAGASFPFATWFVYQDLVITLLSIVIGGLILWKHRTNIQRLLNGSESKFSFHRKKEGQS; translated from the coding sequence ATGCTGGGCTTGTCCGGGATTCCGCTCCCGCTGCTGATTGGCCTCACAGCGGTGATTGCCTATTTCTGCGGCTGTTTCAATGGGGCGGTGATTGTCTCCAAATATATTCTCCGAAACGATGTGCGCAAACACGGCAGCGGCAATGCGGGTCTCACCAACTTCTTCCGCACCTTCGGCGGGCCGCTGACATTCGTGGTGATCCTCACCGATGTGCTGAAGGCTGTGGTGGCCATCCTGGTTGCCAGGGAGCTGTTTACCGCCGGCTATACGGATTTCCTCTCTGCTGCGGATGCCACGGCATTCTGGCGGGTATTTGCTGATTATTGGGCGGCGTTGTTCTGCCTGTTGGGCCACATGTTCCCCTGTATGTTTCACTTCAAGGGGGGGAAGGGCATCCTCTCTGGAGGCACTATTGCTATTATGATCGACTGGAGGATCGCTCTGGTGGTCTGGGGAGGCTTCCTGATCCTTACGATCTTGACGCGGTATGTCTCCCTGGGCTCCTGCTGGGCCGGGGCCAGTTTTCCCTTTGCCACTTGGTTTGTCTATCAGGACCTGGTGATTACCTTGCTGTCCATTGTGATCGGTGGACTGATTCTCTGGAAACACCGGACCAATATCCAGCGGTTGCTGAACGGCAGTGAGAGTAAATTTAGTTTTCATCGAAAAAAGGAGGGCCAGTCATGA